gctctccctgcagcccttCCAGGGAGGCTTCCTCCTGCAGCCGGAGGGCAGCGCCGTGGCCAAGCCCGTCCGTGGAGAGGGCGGGATCATGGAGCTGGCTGACATACAGCAGATCCTCAAGGTGGCTGCCGCCGCGCCCAATCAGATGGGGCTCCTCCCACCACTGGCTAAGGCGCCTGGATACAGTGGAGGGCCCCCCCCGGGTCATGGTCAGAAGGCCATGCCCCCCCTTAAGCCCAAGCCCCTGGTGACCCCTCGCTCCAGCCTGATGGCCTCCACGCCGCCCCCTCTCCAGAGCACCCAGCTGGCCTCCCTGGGCTGCATCAGCCCCAGcctgcccccacccacccccagccACCTCCACAAGACCCCCCGCCAGacctcctcgtcctcttcctccacttcctctctcggAGGACAGATGGAGGCCGAGTGCATGGGCGACGCCCACATGCCGCCCGACTCGACCGAGACGCAGATCAAactggaggaggcggggggccCGGGCGGAGCGGGCGGAGCCGGGAAGAAAGCGGGCAGCGGGAAAGgcgcgggaggaggaggagccaaagCCATGTACCCGTGCCGCTTCTGCGACCAGGTGTTCGCCTACTCCGGGGTGCTGCAGGCCCACATGCGCTACCACCTGGGCATCCTGCCGCACCAGTGCAACATCTGCGACTACGTGGCGCCCGACAAGGCCACGCTGATCCGCCACCTGCGCACGCACAGCGGCGAGCGCCCCTACGTCTGCCGCGTCTGCCACTACCCGTTCACCGTCAAGGCCAACTGCGAGCGCCACCTGAGGAAGAAGCACGCCAAGAACTCCCGCAAGGAGATCGAGAAGAACATCAAGTACGTCACCGCCACCACCGGGCCCGGCGGGAACGTCACCACGACGACCACCACCCAGGAAGCCCTGGAGCTGGGCTCGTCGGGGGAGACGCTGTGCCGGTTCTGCGGCGAGGACCTGAAGACGTACCGGGCGCTCCAGATCCACCTCAGGACCCACAACGGCTGCCAGAGGAAGCCGTTCGAGTGCCGGCGCTGCGGAGCGGCGTTCCTGGCCAAGAGGAACTGCATCCACCACCTCCTCAAGCAGCACCCGGAGGtccaggagagggagatagaggagcaCATCGCCACCCTCATGCCCGCTGCCACCACTGGCACCACACTGGTCCCCAAcggcctccccccagccccctcctcctcctcctcctccctgcactcCTCCCTGCCGGCGGTGAAGGTGGAGGACCTGAGCGTGTACCAGGTGCCGGGGGTGCTGGACCAGCCCCTGGACTTCTCCAacaagagaggaggtggaggcgggGGGAGCGAGGGCAGCAGTCTGTCTGGCAGCCTGTCGGAGTCTCCTGGGATCAAGATGGAGGCTCTGTCCCCCTGCTTTGACGCTCCGCTGGACCAGCCCATCGACCTGTCCATCCCCAAACACCCCAGAAAGAAGCTGCGCACTGAGGCCCCCtcgggaggggacaggagggagatcaAGATGGAGCAGAGCTCCCACAGTATCCTGGAGCTCCAGCTGCAGGGGGGGGATGACAGAACAGCGCCCCAGCCCGGCTGTTACCAGCACCCCCTCAACACCAGCCTGATTGCCTCCGGACGAGGCCCCAGACTCAAGCCTCTGCTGCCTAAACCAGCAtcgtcctcctcatcctcgaAGGAGCttcctcccctggcctccatcGCTCAGATCATCTCCTCTGTGTCCGGACCTCCAGCTCTTCTGAAGAGAGAGGCCAGTCTGGACACCAAGCTGCCCAGCGGCCTCACCCCTATCCTGGGCACCGAGGCGGCTGAGCTCCATGGCGGAGGGCTGGAGAATCCTGACCGGGCAGCAGCCCCAGGCGAGGACACCAtccagccaccagggggcacCACTGCCaagaagagaggcaggaagaaggGCAGCCACGTCGGACGGCCCGCTGCGTCCGCACACCCCAAGCCTGAGCCTGGCATCAACACTGGCAGTGGCATCGACTTGGAGTCCAGCGGCGAGTTTGCCAGTGTGGAGAAGATGCTGGCGACCACCGACGCTAACAAGTTCAGCCCCTACCTGCAGACCGGCATAGGGGAGCATGTaggccggagggagggaggagaggagaaggaggggcatGAGGAGAGTAAGCGCTCTCCAGGGGCAGCTAAAGGAAAGAAGAACGCCTACTCTAACTCTGTGCAGAAGATGACCTGCCCCTTCTGCCCGCGAGTCTTCCCCTGGGCTAGCTCTCTACAgagacacatgctcacacacacaggtgagactcGCACACAAATAAAAGTGCGATtgttgctacacacacacacgcacccgcgTGCTTGACGCTaactttgttgttgttttgtttcccagGCCAGAAGCCATACCCGTGTCCCAAGTGCGACGCCTTCTTCTCTACCAAGTCGAACTGTGAGCGCCACCTACTGAGGAAACACGGCGTCACCAACCGCTCACTGCGGCGCAACGGCTCCGTGGGCAAGGGCAAAGACGGGGATGACGGCTCGCACGACAGtggaggtgaacacacacatccacacacacacacactcacacacacacacaggcacatatacgagtacacacacatgtactttCAATTACCAGACACATAATTACACACACCCAACTCACGTTTCTAAATCAAtggctcttcttcctctccctgcttcagaGAGCCAATCAGATGGTGAGATGGGGGGCATGGAGGCTGTGGATCTGAGCAGTGGGGAGCAGGGCCAGAGACCAGGCTCCAGGAGCAACCTGGACCTGGGCCACGAGGCCCAGCACGGGGCAGCAGAGAGAAGAAGCGGCCCTGGTCACAGCCACAACCAGTCGAGCCTCCACACTGACGACGAGGACTCCCAGAGTAACAAAAGTCTGGACCTCAACTTCGCCAGCAAGCTCATCGACTTTAAGTTCTCCTCCGGGGGTGGTGCCGAGGCAGGGGGCCAGaactcccagtcctcctcttcctcctcttcgtcaTCGTCCTCGGTGgcgggggaggagctggagagagccgGCCAATTGCAGGAGTCGGAGGTGAAGCTCAGCTGTAAGGTGTGCAAGAAGAGCTTCCGCTACGCCGCCACGCTCGCCCGCCACGAGAGGGCACACCTGTGCGAGGGGTCGGAGGTCGGGTTCTCCCTGAACTCCTCCGCCACCGTCACGCCACCCGCCGAGgacgaggagctggaggaggacgatgacgagatgaagggagacggggagagggggagcgagggaggagatagCGACtcggagggggaagagaaggagaaggaggagcgaagcgacgaggaggagggcggggcgtCGGAACCAAAGAACAGCGAGGGAGAAGCCGGGGGCGGAGCCGGCAAGGCGGACAAGAGGAAGAAGATCTGCAACGTCTGCAGCAAACGCTTCTGGTCTCTGCAGGACCTCACCAGGCacatgcgctcacacacaggtacacacacgccaacaGCACTCaagtacgcacacacaacagcac
The sequence above is drawn from the Osmerus eperlanus chromosome 15, fOsmEpe2.1, whole genome shotgun sequence genome and encodes:
- the rreb1a gene encoding ras-responsive element-binding protein 1 isoform X2; amino-acid sequence: MSRRKQPNPNKVKLMETASERPGGGATKELTSQEAELSVQQENSDSTHNDLTAMEEEEEEEEEEEGGLNRENGREEMEGGDGGVDLSSINAMMTTVMNANQLNGVEGPTSASSTPSKTTPTRAPSISRNARKNQDAKDDSSAFICPLCEKNCMTQHGLTMHIRQHNSENGATDHSCSICGKALSSASSLDRHMLVHSGERPYKCSVCGQTFTTNGNMHRHMKIHDKDPVSALPISPPSPTKRRRPSAKRKSGLEEELERDEPPNKKVLEESLLEDLTRGEEEPVPCPICFKNFSCKYDLENHMDTHPDTTLRCDLCCISFRTHRGMLRHNAAIHKLLPSDPSGRPFIQNNPSIPTGFNDLAFIDFSCRKFPHIAQVWCETNLRRCTSKFHRFVCESCDKAFPLRSALDLHKTTTHEQEPTAPTPTPTPAITTPATHDASETSDPEVPSAEGLPPQQANFMSSLGLQHVSQVKPLPSEEAERQAQLDSIKVIHVEPPLSSLPQEAAAAYLGGLAGLGGLAGLGGLAGLGMPLLEAVASSSSSSFQALSQREALSLLSLQPFQGGFLLQPEGSAVAKPVRGEGGIMELADIQQILKVAAAAPNQMGLLPPLAKAPGYSGGPPPGHGQKAMPPLKPKPLVTPRSSLMASTPPPLQSTQLASLGCISPSLPPPTPSHLHKTPRQTSSSSSSTSSLGGQMEAECMGDAHMPPDSTETQIKLEEAGGPGGAGGAGKKAGSGKGAGGGGAKAMYPCRFCDQVFAYSGVLQAHMRYHLGILPHQCNICDYVAPDKATLIRHLRTHSGERPYVCRVCHYPFTVKANCERHLRKKHAKNSRKEIEKNIKYVTATTGPGGNVTTTTTTQEALELGSSGETLCRFCGEDLKTYRALQIHLRTHNGCQRKPFECRRCGAAFLAKRNCIHHLLKQHPEVQEREIEEHIATLMPAATTGTTLVPNGLPPAPSSSSSSLHSSLPAVKVEDLSVYQVPGVLDQPLDFSNKRGGGGGGSEGSSLSGSLSESPGIKMEALSPCFDAPLDQPIDLSIPKHPRKKLRTEAPSGGDRREIKMEQSSHSILELQLQGGDDRTAPQPGCYQHPLNTSLIASGRGPRLKPLLPKPASSSSSSKELPPLASIAQIISSVSGPPALLKREASLDTKLPSGLTPILGTEAAELHGGGLENPDRAAAPGEDTIQPPGGTTAKKRGRKKGSHVGRPAASAHPKPEPGINTGSGIDLESSGEFASVEKMLATTDANKFSPYLQTGIGEHVGRREGGEEKEGHEESKRSPGAAKGKKNAYSNSVQKMTCPFCPRVFPWASSLQRHMLTHTGQKPYPCPKCDAFFSTKSNCERHLLRKHGVTNRSLRRNGSVGKGKDGDDGSHDSGESQSDGEMGGMEAVDLSSGEQGQRPGSRSNLDLGHEAQHGAAERRSGPGHSHNQSSLHTDDEDSQSNKSLDLNFASKLIDFKFSSGGGAEAGGQNSQSSSSSSSSSSSVAGEELERAGQLQESEVKLSCKVCKKSFRYAATLARHERAHLCEGSEVGFSLNSSATVTPPAEDEELEEDDDEMKGDGERGSEGGDSDSEGEEKEKEERSDEEEGGASEPKNSEGEAGGGAGKADKRKKICNVCSKRFWSLQDLTRHMRSHTGERPYQCQVCERTFTLKHSLVRHQRIHLKPRSAEGLDAGDAAGLGVADDEGYSGRSGSEGEFTPTSTCPPSENESEGLREEGGEHSPQKERPQFGPGTPASELVTEFEQHSEPPSEPELEPAEHASESGSVEEALEPAADTPTDPELSTDTSVELAADTAAEGSAGTAAEGAADTGAEGAANTGAEGAADSVAAPDTAADSVAAADTAADSVADADTAADTAADTAADTAADTAADTAADSVADTAADSVADTAADTAADTAADSVADTAADTAADSVADTAADTAADTAADSATVSKPEPAQTTEPAPKTLADPAPQAPATGVTAESSKESSSLSPIAAPEMAPSALSTPNLPSEGFIQGLLEIHASPSLEHILPSGEPPLVGVE
- the rreb1a gene encoding ras-responsive element-binding protein 1 isoform X1; its protein translation is MSRRKQPNPNKVKLMETASERPGGGATKELTSQEAELSVQQENSDSTHNDLTGSNGAMEEEEEEEEEEEGGLNRENGREEMEGGDGGVDLSSINAMMTTVMNANQLNGVEGPTSASSTPSKTTPTRAPSISRNARKNQDAKDDSSAFICPLCEKNCMTQHGLTMHIRQHNSENGATDHSCSICGKALSSASSLDRHMLVHSGERPYKCSVCGQTFTTNGNMHRHMKIHDKDPVSALPISPPSPTKRRRPSAKRKSGLEEELERDEPPNKKVLEESLLEDLTRGEEEPVPCPICFKNFSCKYDLENHMDTHPDTTLRCDLCCISFRTHRGMLRHNAAIHKLLPSDPSGRPFIQNNPSIPTGFNDLAFIDFSCRKFPHIAQVWCETNLRRCTSKFHRFVCESCDKAFPLRSALDLHKTTTHEQEPTAPTPTPTPAITTPATHDASETSDPEVPSAEGLPPQQANFMSSLGLQHVSQVKPLPSEEAERQAQLDSIKVIHVEPPLSSLPQEAAAAYLGGLAGLGGLAGLGGLAGLGMPLLEAVASSSSSSFQALSQREALSLLSLQPFQGGFLLQPEGSAVAKPVRGEGGIMELADIQQILKVAAAAPNQMGLLPPLAKAPGYSGGPPPGHGQKAMPPLKPKPLVTPRSSLMASTPPPLQSTQLASLGCISPSLPPPTPSHLHKTPRQTSSSSSSTSSLGGQMEAECMGDAHMPPDSTETQIKLEEAGGPGGAGGAGKKAGSGKGAGGGGAKAMYPCRFCDQVFAYSGVLQAHMRYHLGILPHQCNICDYVAPDKATLIRHLRTHSGERPYVCRVCHYPFTVKANCERHLRKKHAKNSRKEIEKNIKYVTATTGPGGNVTTTTTTQEALELGSSGETLCRFCGEDLKTYRALQIHLRTHNGCQRKPFECRRCGAAFLAKRNCIHHLLKQHPEVQEREIEEHIATLMPAATTGTTLVPNGLPPAPSSSSSSLHSSLPAVKVEDLSVYQVPGVLDQPLDFSNKRGGGGGGSEGSSLSGSLSESPGIKMEALSPCFDAPLDQPIDLSIPKHPRKKLRTEAPSGGDRREIKMEQSSHSILELQLQGGDDRTAPQPGCYQHPLNTSLIASGRGPRLKPLLPKPASSSSSSKELPPLASIAQIISSVSGPPALLKREASLDTKLPSGLTPILGTEAAELHGGGLENPDRAAAPGEDTIQPPGGTTAKKRGRKKGSHVGRPAASAHPKPEPGINTGSGIDLESSGEFASVEKMLATTDANKFSPYLQTGIGEHVGRREGGEEKEGHEESKRSPGAAKGKKNAYSNSVQKMTCPFCPRVFPWASSLQRHMLTHTGQKPYPCPKCDAFFSTKSNCERHLLRKHGVTNRSLRRNGSVGKGKDGDDGSHDSGESQSDGEMGGMEAVDLSSGEQGQRPGSRSNLDLGHEAQHGAAERRSGPGHSHNQSSLHTDDEDSQSNKSLDLNFASKLIDFKFSSGGGAEAGGQNSQSSSSSSSSSSSVAGEELERAGQLQESEVKLSCKVCKKSFRYAATLARHERAHLCEGSEVGFSLNSSATVTPPAEDEELEEDDDEMKGDGERGSEGGDSDSEGEEKEKEERSDEEEGGASEPKNSEGEAGGGAGKADKRKKICNVCSKRFWSLQDLTRHMRSHTGERPYQCQVCERTFTLKHSLVRHQRIHLKPRSAEGLDAGDAAGLGVADDEGYSGRSGSEGEFTPTSTCPPSENESEGLREEGGEHSPQKERPQFGPGTPASELVTEFEQHSEPPSEPELEPAEHASESGSVEEALEPAADTPTDPELSTDTSVELAADTAAEGSAGTAAEGAADTGAEGAANTGAEGAADSVAAPDTAADSVAAADTAADSVADADTAADTAADTAADTAADTAADTAADSVADTAADSVADTAADTAADTAADSVADTAADTAADSVADTAADTAADTAADSATVSKPEPAQTTEPAPKTLADPAPQAPATGVTAESSKESSSLSPIAAPEMAPSALSTPNLPSEGFIQGLLEIHASPSLEHILPSGEPPLVGVE
- the rreb1a gene encoding ras-responsive element-binding protein 1 isoform X3, with the translated sequence METASERPGGGATKELTSQEAELSVQQENSDSTHNDLTGSNGAMEEEEEEEEEEEGGLNRENGREEMEGGDGGVDLSSINAMMTTVMNANQLNGVEGPTSASSTPSKTTPTRAPSISRNARKNQDAKDDSSAFICPLCEKNCMTQHGLTMHIRQHNSENGATDHSCSICGKALSSASSLDRHMLVHSGERPYKCSVCGQTFTTNGNMHRHMKIHDKDPVSALPISPPSPTKRRRPSAKRKSGLEEELERDEPPNKKVLEESLLEDLTRGEEEPVPCPICFKNFSCKYDLENHMDTHPDTTLRCDLCCISFRTHRGMLRHNAAIHKLLPSDPSGRPFIQNNPSIPTGFNDLAFIDFSCRKFPHIAQVWCETNLRRCTSKFHRFVCESCDKAFPLRSALDLHKTTTHEQEPTAPTPTPTPAITTPATHDASETSDPEVPSAEGLPPQQANFMSSLGLQHVSQVKPLPSEEAERQAQLDSIKVIHVEPPLSSLPQEAAAAYLGGLAGLGGLAGLGGLAGLGMPLLEAVASSSSSSFQALSQREALSLLSLQPFQGGFLLQPEGSAVAKPVRGEGGIMELADIQQILKVAAAAPNQMGLLPPLAKAPGYSGGPPPGHGQKAMPPLKPKPLVTPRSSLMASTPPPLQSTQLASLGCISPSLPPPTPSHLHKTPRQTSSSSSSTSSLGGQMEAECMGDAHMPPDSTETQIKLEEAGGPGGAGGAGKKAGSGKGAGGGGAKAMYPCRFCDQVFAYSGVLQAHMRYHLGILPHQCNICDYVAPDKATLIRHLRTHSGERPYVCRVCHYPFTVKANCERHLRKKHAKNSRKEIEKNIKYVTATTGPGGNVTTTTTTQEALELGSSGETLCRFCGEDLKTYRALQIHLRTHNGCQRKPFECRRCGAAFLAKRNCIHHLLKQHPEVQEREIEEHIATLMPAATTGTTLVPNGLPPAPSSSSSSLHSSLPAVKVEDLSVYQVPGVLDQPLDFSNKRGGGGGGSEGSSLSGSLSESPGIKMEALSPCFDAPLDQPIDLSIPKHPRKKLRTEAPSGGDRREIKMEQSSHSILELQLQGGDDRTAPQPGCYQHPLNTSLIASGRGPRLKPLLPKPASSSSSSKELPPLASIAQIISSVSGPPALLKREASLDTKLPSGLTPILGTEAAELHGGGLENPDRAAAPGEDTIQPPGGTTAKKRGRKKGSHVGRPAASAHPKPEPGINTGSGIDLESSGEFASVEKMLATTDANKFSPYLQTGIGEHVGRREGGEEKEGHEESKRSPGAAKGKKNAYSNSVQKMTCPFCPRVFPWASSLQRHMLTHTGQKPYPCPKCDAFFSTKSNCERHLLRKHGVTNRSLRRNGSVGKGKDGDDGSHDSGESQSDGEMGGMEAVDLSSGEQGQRPGSRSNLDLGHEAQHGAAERRSGPGHSHNQSSLHTDDEDSQSNKSLDLNFASKLIDFKFSSGGGAEAGGQNSQSSSSSSSSSSSVAGEELERAGQLQESEVKLSCKVCKKSFRYAATLARHERAHLCEGSEVGFSLNSSATVTPPAEDEELEEDDDEMKGDGERGSEGGDSDSEGEEKEKEERSDEEEGGASEPKNSEGEAGGGAGKADKRKKICNVCSKRFWSLQDLTRHMRSHTGERPYQCQVCERTFTLKHSLVRHQRIHLKPRSAEGLDAGDAAGLGVADDEGYSGRSGSEGEFTPTSTCPPSENESEGLREEGGEHSPQKERPQFGPGTPASELVTEFEQHSEPPSEPELEPAEHASESGSVEEALEPAADTPTDPELSTDTSVELAADTAAEGSAGTAAEGAADTGAEGAANTGAEGAADSVAAPDTAADSVAAADTAADSVADADTAADTAADTAADTAADTAADTAADSVADTAADSVADTAADTAADTAADSVADTAADTAADSVADTAADTAADTAADSATVSKPEPAQTTEPAPKTLADPAPQAPATGVTAESSKESSSLSPIAAPEMAPSALSTPNLPSEGFIQGLLEIHASPSLEHILPSGEPPLVGVE